In Syngnathus acus chromosome 5, fSynAcu1.2, whole genome shotgun sequence, a genomic segment contains:
- the pfkfb4a gene encoding 6-phosphofructo-2-kinase/fructose-2,6-bisphosphatase 4a isoform X4, producing the protein MMRGCSGRSKPPQNQGRAVCMTNCPTLIVTVGLPARGKTYISKKLTRYLNWIGVPTREFNVGQYRRECVKIYKSFEFFRPDNEEGLKIRRQCASAALNDVREYLTEEGGQVAVFDATNTTRERRETIIEFAEQNGFKVFFVESVCEDPDVIQENIVQVKLGSPDYTNCNTEEAVEDFMKRIKCYENSYETLDEVLDRELSYIKIMDVGQRYLVNRVLDHIQSRIVYYLMNIHITPRSIYLCRHGESELNVKGCIGGDSGLTPRGKEFAKKLGQFIEAQGISDLKVWTSQMKRTIQTAEALSVPYEQWKVLNEIDAGVCEEMMYEEIQDNYPLEFALRDQDKYRYRYPKGESYEDLVQRLEPVIMELERQENVLVICHQAVMRCLLAYFLDKTAEELPYLKCPLHTVLKLTPVAYGCKVESIGLNVEAVTTHREKPENVEVSRMSQEALLTVPAHQ; encoded by the exons ATGATGAGAGGCTGCTCCGGCCGATCCAAGCCACCACAGAACCAAGGCAGAGCGG TCTGCATGACAAACTGTCCTACCCTGATTGTGACGGTGGGCCTTCCTGCTAGAGGGAAGACCTACATCTCCAAGAAGCTCACCCGCTATCTCAACTGGATAGGGGTTCCTACAAGAG AGTTCAATGTAGGACAGTACAGGAGAGAGTGTGTGAAGATCTACAAGTCCTTTGAGTTCTTCCGTCCAGACAATGAAGAAGGGTTAAAGATCAGAAG GCAATGCGCTTCGGCAGCTCTAAATGATGTGCGAGAGTACCTCACAGAAGAAGGAGGCCAAGTTGCG GTTTTTGATGCAACAAACACCACCAGGGAAAGAAGGGAAACCATCATTGAGTTTGCAGAGCAGAATGGCTTCAAG gtGTTCTTTGTGGAGTCCGTGTGTGAAGACCCAGATGTAATCCAGGAGAACATTGTG caAGTGAAGCTGGGCAGCCCCGACTACACTAACTGCAACACCGAGGAGGCGGTTGAAGACTTTATGAAGAGGATTAAGTGTTATGAAAATTCTTATGAGACATTAGATGAGGTCTTGGAcag AGAACTCTCCTACATCAAAATCATGGATGTGGGTCAGCGATATTTGGTCAACCGGGTGTTGGACCACATCCAGAGTCGAATCGTCTACTACCTCATGAACATCCACATTACACCTCGCTCCATCTACCTGTGTCGACATGGAGAGAGTGAGCTCAATGTCAAGGGTTGCATCGGAGGCGACTCGGGCCTCACGCCCAGAGGCAAAGAG TTTGCCAAGAAGCTAGGCCAGTTCATTGAGGCTCAGGGCATCAGTGATCTGAAGGTGTGGACCAGTCAAATGAAGAGAACCATCCAGACGGCAGAAGCTCTCAGTGTGCCCTACGAACAGTGGAAGGTCCTCAACGAGATTGACGCT GGTGTGTGTGAGGAGATGATGTATGAGGAGATTCAAGATAATTACCCTCTGGAGTTTGCACTGCGGGACCAGGACAAGTACCGCTACCGCTACCCTAAGGGAGAG TCTTATGAGGACTTGGTGCAGCGCCTGGAGCCGGTCATCATGGAGCTGGAGAGGCAGGAGAACGTGCTGGTCATCTGTCACCAGGCCGTCATGCGCTGCCTACTGGCTTACTTCCTGGACAAGACGGCAG AGGAACTGCCCTACCTGAAGTGCCCGCTGCACACCGTGTTGAAGCTCACGCCAGTGGCCTACG GCTGCAAAGTGGAGTCCATCGGCCTCAACGTCGAAGCTGTCACCACGCACAGAGAGAAACCAGAG AACGTAGAAGTGTCACGGATGTCACAGGAGGCTCTGCTAACAGTGCCAGCTCACCAATGA
- the pfkfb4a gene encoding 6-phosphofructo-2-kinase/fructose-2,6-bisphosphatase 4a isoform X2 — protein MKPRSPSEQHHGKRPRVPPAAASTSPQDAMEDAPLPNPRELTQNPLKKIWMPCKNGLPERHISQRKVCMTNCPTLIVTVGLPARGKTYISKKLTRYLNWIGVPTREFNVGQYRRECVKIYKSFEFFRPDNEEGLKIRRQCASAALNDVREYLTEEGGQVAVFDATNTTRERRETIIEFAEQNGFKVFFVESVCEDPDVIQENIVQVKLGSPDYTNCNTEEAVEDFMKRIKCYENSYETLDEVLDRELSYIKIMDVGQRYLVNRVLDHIQSRIVYYLMNIHITPRSIYLCRHGESELNVKGCIGGDSGLTPRGKEFAKKLGQFIEAQGISDLKVWTSQMKRTIQTAEALSVPYEQWKVLNEIDAGVCEEMMYEEIQDNYPLEFALRDQDKYRYRYPKGESYEDLVQRLEPVIMELERQENVLVICHQAVMRCLLAYFLDKTAEELPYLKCPLHTVLKLTPVAYGCKVESIGLNVEAVTTHREKPENVEVSRMSQEALLTVPAHQ, from the exons ATGAAACCCCGGTCACCTTCGGAGCAGCATCACGGGAAAAGACCCCGTGTCCCTCCTGCAGCAGCCTCCACGTCGCCGCAAGACGCAATGGAGGATGCTCCTCTGCCGAACCCGCGAGAACTCACCCAAaaccccctcaaaaaaatttGGATGCCGTGTAAAAATGGCCTTCCCGAGAGGCACATTTCTCAAAGGAAGG TCTGCATGACAAACTGTCCTACCCTGATTGTGACGGTGGGCCTTCCTGCTAGAGGGAAGACCTACATCTCCAAGAAGCTCACCCGCTATCTCAACTGGATAGGGGTTCCTACAAGAG AGTTCAATGTAGGACAGTACAGGAGAGAGTGTGTGAAGATCTACAAGTCCTTTGAGTTCTTCCGTCCAGACAATGAAGAAGGGTTAAAGATCAGAAG GCAATGCGCTTCGGCAGCTCTAAATGATGTGCGAGAGTACCTCACAGAAGAAGGAGGCCAAGTTGCG GTTTTTGATGCAACAAACACCACCAGGGAAAGAAGGGAAACCATCATTGAGTTTGCAGAGCAGAATGGCTTCAAG gtGTTCTTTGTGGAGTCCGTGTGTGAAGACCCAGATGTAATCCAGGAGAACATTGTG caAGTGAAGCTGGGCAGCCCCGACTACACTAACTGCAACACCGAGGAGGCGGTTGAAGACTTTATGAAGAGGATTAAGTGTTATGAAAATTCTTATGAGACATTAGATGAGGTCTTGGAcag AGAACTCTCCTACATCAAAATCATGGATGTGGGTCAGCGATATTTGGTCAACCGGGTGTTGGACCACATCCAGAGTCGAATCGTCTACTACCTCATGAACATCCACATTACACCTCGCTCCATCTACCTGTGTCGACATGGAGAGAGTGAGCTCAATGTCAAGGGTTGCATCGGAGGCGACTCGGGCCTCACGCCCAGAGGCAAAGAG TTTGCCAAGAAGCTAGGCCAGTTCATTGAGGCTCAGGGCATCAGTGATCTGAAGGTGTGGACCAGTCAAATGAAGAGAACCATCCAGACGGCAGAAGCTCTCAGTGTGCCCTACGAACAGTGGAAGGTCCTCAACGAGATTGACGCT GGTGTGTGTGAGGAGATGATGTATGAGGAGATTCAAGATAATTACCCTCTGGAGTTTGCACTGCGGGACCAGGACAAGTACCGCTACCGCTACCCTAAGGGAGAG TCTTATGAGGACTTGGTGCAGCGCCTGGAGCCGGTCATCATGGAGCTGGAGAGGCAGGAGAACGTGCTGGTCATCTGTCACCAGGCCGTCATGCGCTGCCTACTGGCTTACTTCCTGGACAAGACGGCAG AGGAACTGCCCTACCTGAAGTGCCCGCTGCACACCGTGTTGAAGCTCACGCCAGTGGCCTACG GCTGCAAAGTGGAGTCCATCGGCCTCAACGTCGAAGCTGTCACCACGCACAGAGAGAAACCAGAG AACGTAGAAGTGTCACGGATGTCACAGGAGGCTCTGCTAACAGTGCCAGCTCACCAATGA
- the pfkfb4a gene encoding 6-phosphofructo-2-kinase/fructose-2,6-bisphosphatase 4a isoform X3 produces MMRGCSGRSKPPQNQGRAVCMTNCPTLIVTVGLPARGKTYISKKLTRYLNWIGVPTREFNVGQYRRECVKIYKSFEFFRPDNEEGLKIRRQCASAALNDVREYLTEEGGQVAVFDATNTTRERRETIIEFAEQNGFKVFFVESVCEDPDVIQENIVQVKLGSPDYTNCNTEEAVEDFMKRIKCYENSYETLDEVLDRELSYIKIMDVGQRYLVNRVLDHIQSRIVYYLMNIHITPRSIYLCRHGESELNVKGCIGGDSGLTPRGKEFAKKLGQFIEAQGISDLKVWTSQMKRTIQTAEALSVPYEQWKVLNEIDAGVCEEMMYEEIQDNYPLEFALRDQDKYRYRYPKGESYEDLVQRLEPVIMELERQENVLVICHQAVMRCLLAYFLDKTAEELPYLKCPLHTVLKLTPVAYGCKVESIGLNVEAVTTHREKPENVNVRRTTEDALQTVPAHF; encoded by the exons ATGATGAGAGGCTGCTCCGGCCGATCCAAGCCACCACAGAACCAAGGCAGAGCGG TCTGCATGACAAACTGTCCTACCCTGATTGTGACGGTGGGCCTTCCTGCTAGAGGGAAGACCTACATCTCCAAGAAGCTCACCCGCTATCTCAACTGGATAGGGGTTCCTACAAGAG AGTTCAATGTAGGACAGTACAGGAGAGAGTGTGTGAAGATCTACAAGTCCTTTGAGTTCTTCCGTCCAGACAATGAAGAAGGGTTAAAGATCAGAAG GCAATGCGCTTCGGCAGCTCTAAATGATGTGCGAGAGTACCTCACAGAAGAAGGAGGCCAAGTTGCG GTTTTTGATGCAACAAACACCACCAGGGAAAGAAGGGAAACCATCATTGAGTTTGCAGAGCAGAATGGCTTCAAG gtGTTCTTTGTGGAGTCCGTGTGTGAAGACCCAGATGTAATCCAGGAGAACATTGTG caAGTGAAGCTGGGCAGCCCCGACTACACTAACTGCAACACCGAGGAGGCGGTTGAAGACTTTATGAAGAGGATTAAGTGTTATGAAAATTCTTATGAGACATTAGATGAGGTCTTGGAcag AGAACTCTCCTACATCAAAATCATGGATGTGGGTCAGCGATATTTGGTCAACCGGGTGTTGGACCACATCCAGAGTCGAATCGTCTACTACCTCATGAACATCCACATTACACCTCGCTCCATCTACCTGTGTCGACATGGAGAGAGTGAGCTCAATGTCAAGGGTTGCATCGGAGGCGACTCGGGCCTCACGCCCAGAGGCAAAGAG TTTGCCAAGAAGCTAGGCCAGTTCATTGAGGCTCAGGGCATCAGTGATCTGAAGGTGTGGACCAGTCAAATGAAGAGAACCATCCAGACGGCAGAAGCTCTCAGTGTGCCCTACGAACAGTGGAAGGTCCTCAACGAGATTGACGCT GGTGTGTGTGAGGAGATGATGTATGAGGAGATTCAAGATAATTACCCTCTGGAGTTTGCACTGCGGGACCAGGACAAGTACCGCTACCGCTACCCTAAGGGAGAG TCTTATGAGGACTTGGTGCAGCGCCTGGAGCCGGTCATCATGGAGCTGGAGAGGCAGGAGAACGTGCTGGTCATCTGTCACCAGGCCGTCATGCGCTGCCTACTGGCTTACTTCCTGGACAAGACGGCAG AGGAACTGCCCTACCTGAAGTGCCCGCTGCACACCGTGTTGAAGCTCACGCCAGTGGCCTACG GCTGCAAAGTGGAGTCCATCGGCCTCAACGTCGAAGCTGTCACCACGCACAGAGAGAAACCAGAG
- the pfkfb4a gene encoding 6-phosphofructo-2-kinase/fructose-2,6-bisphosphatase 4a isoform X1 has translation MKPRSPSEQHHGKRPRVPPAAASTSPQDAMEDAPLPNPRELTQNPLKKIWMPCKNGLPERHISQRKVCMTNCPTLIVTVGLPARGKTYISKKLTRYLNWIGVPTREFNVGQYRRECVKIYKSFEFFRPDNEEGLKIRRQCASAALNDVREYLTEEGGQVAVFDATNTTRERRETIIEFAEQNGFKVFFVESVCEDPDVIQENIVQVKLGSPDYTNCNTEEAVEDFMKRIKCYENSYETLDEVLDRELSYIKIMDVGQRYLVNRVLDHIQSRIVYYLMNIHITPRSIYLCRHGESELNVKGCIGGDSGLTPRGKEFAKKLGQFIEAQGISDLKVWTSQMKRTIQTAEALSVPYEQWKVLNEIDAGVCEEMMYEEIQDNYPLEFALRDQDKYRYRYPKGESYEDLVQRLEPVIMELERQENVLVICHQAVMRCLLAYFLDKTAEELPYLKCPLHTVLKLTPVAYGCKVESIGLNVEAVTTHREKPENVNVRRTTEDALQTVPAHF, from the exons ATGAAACCCCGGTCACCTTCGGAGCAGCATCACGGGAAAAGACCCCGTGTCCCTCCTGCAGCAGCCTCCACGTCGCCGCAAGACGCAATGGAGGATGCTCCTCTGCCGAACCCGCGAGAACTCACCCAAaaccccctcaaaaaaatttGGATGCCGTGTAAAAATGGCCTTCCCGAGAGGCACATTTCTCAAAGGAAGG TCTGCATGACAAACTGTCCTACCCTGATTGTGACGGTGGGCCTTCCTGCTAGAGGGAAGACCTACATCTCCAAGAAGCTCACCCGCTATCTCAACTGGATAGGGGTTCCTACAAGAG AGTTCAATGTAGGACAGTACAGGAGAGAGTGTGTGAAGATCTACAAGTCCTTTGAGTTCTTCCGTCCAGACAATGAAGAAGGGTTAAAGATCAGAAG GCAATGCGCTTCGGCAGCTCTAAATGATGTGCGAGAGTACCTCACAGAAGAAGGAGGCCAAGTTGCG GTTTTTGATGCAACAAACACCACCAGGGAAAGAAGGGAAACCATCATTGAGTTTGCAGAGCAGAATGGCTTCAAG gtGTTCTTTGTGGAGTCCGTGTGTGAAGACCCAGATGTAATCCAGGAGAACATTGTG caAGTGAAGCTGGGCAGCCCCGACTACACTAACTGCAACACCGAGGAGGCGGTTGAAGACTTTATGAAGAGGATTAAGTGTTATGAAAATTCTTATGAGACATTAGATGAGGTCTTGGAcag AGAACTCTCCTACATCAAAATCATGGATGTGGGTCAGCGATATTTGGTCAACCGGGTGTTGGACCACATCCAGAGTCGAATCGTCTACTACCTCATGAACATCCACATTACACCTCGCTCCATCTACCTGTGTCGACATGGAGAGAGTGAGCTCAATGTCAAGGGTTGCATCGGAGGCGACTCGGGCCTCACGCCCAGAGGCAAAGAG TTTGCCAAGAAGCTAGGCCAGTTCATTGAGGCTCAGGGCATCAGTGATCTGAAGGTGTGGACCAGTCAAATGAAGAGAACCATCCAGACGGCAGAAGCTCTCAGTGTGCCCTACGAACAGTGGAAGGTCCTCAACGAGATTGACGCT GGTGTGTGTGAGGAGATGATGTATGAGGAGATTCAAGATAATTACCCTCTGGAGTTTGCACTGCGGGACCAGGACAAGTACCGCTACCGCTACCCTAAGGGAGAG TCTTATGAGGACTTGGTGCAGCGCCTGGAGCCGGTCATCATGGAGCTGGAGAGGCAGGAGAACGTGCTGGTCATCTGTCACCAGGCCGTCATGCGCTGCCTACTGGCTTACTTCCTGGACAAGACGGCAG AGGAACTGCCCTACCTGAAGTGCCCGCTGCACACCGTGTTGAAGCTCACGCCAGTGGCCTACG GCTGCAAAGTGGAGTCCATCGGCCTCAACGTCGAAGCTGTCACCACGCACAGAGAGAAACCAGAG
- the mapkapk3 gene encoding MAP kinase-activated protein kinase 3, whose amino-acid sequence MLQDGNGKNPQGAPNAEAEHDSPSGDAELVPPPPPAAAAAASGPEDTLFPLPGNTKLDIKRHAVTNDYKVSSQVLGLGINGKVLGCFNKKTGQKCALKILYDNPKARREVELHWRVSGGPHIVRILNLYENMYHGKKCLLIIMECMEGGELFSRIQARGDQAFTEKEASGIMRDIGTAIEFLHSINIAHRDIKPENLLYTSKNKNGVLKLTDFGFAKETTQHNPLQTPCYTPYYVAPEVLGPEKYDKSCDMWSLGVIMYILLCGFPPFYSNTGQAISPGMKKRIRMGQYEFPNPEWADVSQEGKHLIHQLLKTDPNERMSIGQFMKHPWISQSTVVPSTPLHTTRVLTEDREMWEDVKEEMTSALATMRVDYDQVKIKDLDTSSNPLLAKRRKKAAAGAKGGATVCQSQ is encoded by the exons ATGCTGCAAGATGGCAACGGGAAGAACCCGCAGGGAGCGCCGAACGCCGAAGCCGAGCACGACTCGCCGTCCGGTGACGCCGAACTGGTGCCGCCGCCTCCACCAGCAGCCGCTGCCGCCGCATCGGGCCCCGAGGACACGCTCTTCCCTTTGCCCGGAAACACCAAACTGGACATCAAAAGACACGCAGTGACAAACGATTATAAAGTCTCCAGCCAGGTTCTGGGTTTGGGAATTAATGGGAAAGTTCTGGGGTGCTTCAACAAGAAGACCGGACAGAAATGCGCTCTTAAG ATCCTCTATGACAACCCCAAAGCAAGGCGGGAGGTGGAGCTTCATTGGAGGGTGTCCGGAGGGCCGCATATTGTCCGAATCCTAAACCTGTATGAGAACATGTATCATGGAAAGAAGTGCCTGCTCATCATCATGGAATG TATGGAGGGTGGAGAGCTGTTCAGCCGCATCCAAGCTCGAGGAGATCAGGCTTTCACAGAGAAAG AGGCATCTGGGATCATGAGAGACATCGGCACGGCCATTGAGTTCCTGCACAGCATTAACATTGCGCACAGAGATATCAAG CCCGAGAATCTACTGTACACATCAAAGAACAAGAATGGAGTTCTCAAATTAACGGATTTTGGTTTTGCAAAGGAGACCACGCAACACAACCCTCTCCAGACGCCCTGCTACACGCCGTACTACGTGG CACCTGAGGTTTTAGGTCCGGAGAAATATGACAAGTCATGTGACATGTGGTCACTGGGCGTTATCATGTACATCCT GTTGTGCGGCTTCCCTCCGTTTTATTCCAACACGGGTCAAGCCATTTCTCCAGGGATGAAGAAGCGAATCAGGATGGGTCAATATGAATTTCCCAACCCGGAGTGGGCTGATGTGTCACAGGAAG GCAAACATTTGATTCACCAGTTGCTGAAGACGGACCCCAACGAGAGAATGAGCATCGGTCAGTTTATGAAACACCCCTGGATTAGT CAATCCACGGTGGTTCCCTCCACGCCGCTCCACACCACCCGAGTATTGACAGAAGACAGAGAGATGTGGGAAGACGTGAAG GAGGAAATGACCAGCGCTTTGGCGACCATGCGCGTCGACTACGACCAGGTGAAGATCAAGGACCTGGATACGTCCAGCAACCCCCTCCTCGCCAAGAGACGCAAGAAAGCTGCTGCAGGGGCGAAGGGTGGCGCCACTGTCTGCCAAAGTCAATGA